One genomic segment of Gossypium arboreum isolate Shixiya-1 chromosome 3, ASM2569848v2, whole genome shotgun sequence includes these proteins:
- the LOC108454338 gene encoding GDSL esterase/lipase At3g26430-like, whose protein sequence is MAFGLSSIFVITIFAISLTNLAPVSLVLARKPCRFHAIFNFGDSNSDTGGLSAAFGQAPPPNGFSYFGAPAGRYTDGRLLIDFIAESLGLPYLSAFLDSVGTNFSHGANFATAGSTIRPQNTTLQQSGFSPISLNVQFYEFNDFHARTQVVRKRGGVFEILMPKKEHFSNALYTFDIGQNDLTAGYFSNMSTDEVKAYVPDVLNQFQTIIQYIYNQGGRYFWIHNTGPVGCLPYVMERIPVLAGQIDDYGCASPFNEVAQFFNRGLKKIVEQLRKNLPHAAITYVDVYSVKYSLISQGSKQGFKHPLRTCCGHGGKYNYNKNLGCGAKVNKHGKEVLVGAPCKDPWTYVNWDGVHFTEAANKYIFERIVNGSLSDPPTPLNMACYRN, encoded by the exons ATGGCCTTTGGTCTATCTTCCATTTTTGTTATCACGATCTTTGCTATCTCCTTAACTAACCTTGCACCAGTGTCGTTGGTGCTCGCCAGAAAGCCATGTCGATTCCATGCAATATTCAACTTTGGTGACTCAAACTCCGACACTGGAGGCTTGTCAGCAGCATTTGGCCAAGCTCCTCCTCCCAATGGGTTCTCTTATTTTGGCGCCCCCGCTGGCCGCTACACCGATGGTCGCCTTTTGATCGACTTCATAG CCGAGAGCCTTGGGTTGCCATACCTAAGTGCATTTCTTGACTCTGTGGGGACTAACTTTAGCCATGGAGCTAACTTTGCCACTGCTGGATCCACCATTAGACCTCAAAACACAACTCTGCAACAAAGCGGTTTCAGCCCTATCTCCTTGAACGTTCAATTTTACGAGTTCAATGATTTCCATGCAAGGACACAAGTTGTACGTAAAAGAG GTGGGGTTTTTGAAATCTTAATGCCAAAGAAAGAACACTTCTCAAATGCCTTATACACCTTTGACATCGGCCAAAATGATCTCACTGCTGGTTACTTCTCAAACATGTCTACTGATGAAGTTAAAGCCTATGTTCCCGATGTGCTTAATCAGTTCCAGACAATAATTCAG TATATATATAACCAAGGAGGGAGATACTTTTGGATACACAATACAGGTCCTGTTGGGTGTTTACCATATGTAATGGAGCGTATCCCGGTCTTAGCAGGTCAAATTGATGACTATGGATGCGCCTCTCCATTCAATGAAGTTGCTCAGTTTTTCAACCGTGGATTGAAAAAGATTGTGGAACAGTTACGCAAAAATTTGCCCCATGCTGCAATCACTTACGTTGATGTCTACTCAGTGAAATACTCCCTAATTAGCCAAGGTAGCAAGCAAG GGTTCAAGCACCCTCTTAGAACATGCTGTGGCCATGGTGGGAAGTACAATTATAACAAGAACTTGGGGTGTGGAGCAAAGGTTAACAAACATGGGAAAGAAGTGTTGGTGGGAGCTCCTTGCAAAGATCCTTGGACTTACGTAAACTGGGACGGGGTTCATTTCACTGAAGCTGCTAATAAGTACATATTTGAACGTATTGTTAATGGTTCACTTTCAGACCCTCCAACGCCATTAAACATGGCTTGCTATAGGAATTAA